In a genomic window of Echeneis naucrates chromosome 4, fEcheNa1.1, whole genome shotgun sequence:
- the tdrd5 gene encoding tudor domain-containing protein 5, whose amino-acid sequence MNQEEIMSKLKKDIRSLLTSAKMGLDPDQLRKDYAAMLGHPIPLKPLGFRNIMDMVKEMSDVMSLNFRADGSPFFKAVSNESTRSIEELVAKQRSPKADKRFKRDGVRYFSPRYYHPSPSVVLPRRGCAPPALTAQLRTQLRLLLSKGPLKLSELQTSFQRCFGHPLRVHNYGFYSAIEMLEAAADMIYVHQGRLGSVLVLRDHLPFQSPGLSRKTGPIKPELPRTDKTASKVPDITTQITLATAKGPVKQSHLQQTSTETTSGSIRKETATTSEVCQEGQLFQTRVNKLKEDLRQKILENGVAGTVSQELKDKLREVVAQNSGELLVHDLPAEFKKLFGEDLPLSQSGFVSVTELVDAMSDTFHLKPEQGDHGQHLIVMDMQGSCNAQLDSKETGSFGSGVKLPSRSYYLSCGVSPWEGKRRADSDITADDKIEKNTSNFKTCEMGVADVYPAIQVHNSPLVPLDALQNEHLRPPTRHGTRKLVEVMVEKVVSPGHFYIRFSESKEAQAMDEMMIEMRRCYTCPDVSARYRLPEQFVRRGQVCCVSPKGMWFYRVVIHQIISPTEVEVYYVDFGDMTIVQSSNLKFLKSCYSVLPAQAVPSSLAGIKPNTGSWTSVATASFQRLCSAFTLVGALECYTGDVLQLYLCDTHTDDDIYIHAVLLNQGHGVPHSPEANTSLCVQVNPVSLYLGEGKVDLPKLGKEIASCLQPENSPKQLSARLKAEEIELPALESIEDYEVSSCIQPLSTTPAQTPSNADSGSCCPTCEEAAAPLLTTPPPILRTLSFHIPGLGQVQNCTHAYTDSFTAAGHPGKTTPPSPSLSLCSRGSMAREYSIPDRGHPCCNPLWTGRASDVQVDTEAPTDSAPYRKAPSVTLSSTRVSGRL is encoded by the exons ATGAATCAGGAAGAGATTATGTCGAAGCTGAAGAAAGACATTCGCTCTTTGCTCACTTCGGCCAAGATGGGGCTGGATCCTGATCAGCTAAGAAAAGACTATGCTGCGATGTTGGGACATCCCATTCCCCTGAAACCCCTAGGCTTCAGAAACATCATGGACATGGTGAAGGAGATGTCTGATGTGATGTCCCTCAACTTCAGAGCAGATGGTAGTCCGTTCTTTAAGG CTGTCAGCAATGAGTCCACCCGAAGTATTGAGGAACTGGTAGCCAAGCAGCGCTCACCAAAGGCTGACAAGCGGTTCAAACGGGATGGTGTCAGATACTTCTCTCCCCGATACTACCATCCTTCTCCCTCTGTGGTTCTTCCTAGAAGAGGATGTGCTCCTCCAGCTCTCACAGCCCAGCTCAGAACACAGCTCCGCCTCCTTCTCTCCAAG GGTCCTCTCAAGTTATCTGAGCTACAGACCAGTTTCCAGCGCTGCTTCGGCCACCCTCTGCGTGTCCACAACTATGGCTTTTATTCTGCTATAGAGATGCTGGAGGCAGCGGCTGACATGATCTACGTCCACCAAGGAAGGCTCGGCTCAGTTCTGGTCCTGAGGGATCACTTGCCCTTCCAATCACCTGGTTTATCTCGGAAGACTGGACCTATAAAACCAGAATTGCCTAGAACTGACAAGACAGCCTCCAAAGTGCCAGACATCACAACTCAGATCACATTAGCTACAG CTAAAGGCCCAGTGAAGCAGAGTCATCTGCAACAGACCTCTACTGAGACTACCTCGGGCTCGAttagaaaagaaacagcaaCCACCAGTGAGGTCTGCCAGGAAGGTCAACTCTTTCAGACACGGGTCAACAAG CTGAAAGAGGACCTCCGGCAGAAAATCCTGGAGAATGGAGTAGCTGGCACAGTTAGTCAGGAGCTGAAGGACAAATTGCGAGAG GTTGTAGCTCAGAACAGTGGTGAATTATTGGTGCATGATCTACCTGCTGAGTttaag AAGCTTTTTGGTGAGGACCTGCCACTGTCTCAGAGTGGCTTTGTTAGTGTCACTGAACTTGTTGATGCCATGAGTGACACCTTCCACCTGAAACCTGAACAGGGTGACCATGGGCAGCACTTAATTGTCATGGACATGCAAGGTAGTTGCAATGCACAGTTAG actCAAAGGAAACTGGTAGCTTTGGCAGTGGGGTGAAGTTGCCATCTAGGAGTTACTACTTAAGCTGTGGAGTGTCTCCATGGGAAGGCAAACGTAGAGCAGACAGTGATATTACAGCAGATGATAAGATTGAGAAGAACACTTCCAACTTCAAAACCTGTGAAATG GGGGTGGCAGACGTTTACCCAGCCATTCAAGTGCATAACAGCCCTCTTGTGCCCCTGGATGCCCTGCAGAATGAGCATCTCAGACCACCAACACGCCATGGTACTCGCAAGCTGGTAGAAGTAATGGTGGAAAAGGTGGTGTCCCCAGGGCATTTCTACATCCGTTTCAGCGAGAGCAAGGAGGCACAAGCTATGGATGAAATGATGATTGAAATGAG ACGATGTTACACCTGTCCTGATGTATCAGCACGCTACCGCCTTCCTGAGCAGTTTGTTCGACGGGGGCAGGTCTGCTGCGTGTCGCCTAAAGGAATGTGGTTCTACCGAGTGGTGATCCATCAAATCATCAGTCCCACTGAAGTTGAAGTATACTATGTTGACTTTGGTGATATGACTATTGTGCAGAGCTCCAACCTCAAGTTCTTGAA GTCATGTTATTCAGTTCTTCCAGCACAAGCTGTTCCATCATCACTTGCTGGAATTAAACCAAACACT GGAAGCTGGACCTCTGTGGCCACAGCTTCTTTCCAGAGACTGTGCTCAGCTTTCACATTGGTGGGAGCTCTGGAATGTTACACTGGAGATGTGCTGCAACTCTACCTGTgcgacacacacactgatgatgacATCTACATCCATGCTGTCCTGCTGAATCAGGGACATGGTGTACCCCACAGTCCTGAAGCCAATACATCT ctgtgtgtccaGGTTAATCCAGTGAGTCTCTACCTTGGGGAGGGAAAGGTTGACCTGCCAAAATTAGGAAAGGAGATTGCCTCTTGTCTTCAACCAGAAAACTCTCCAAAACAGTTGTCAGCCAGATTGAAG GCTGAAGAGATAGAGCTGCCTGCCCTGGAGAGTATTGAGGACTATGAGGTCAGCTCCTGCATTCAG CCATTGAGCACAACTCCTGCACAAACTCCATCCAACGCTGACTCTGGCTCCTGCTGTCCAACCTGTGAAGAGGCTGCTGCCCCCTTGTTGACCACGCCACCTCCAATCCTGAGGACCCTGAGCTTCCACATCCCTGGCCTTGGTCAAGTGCAGAACTGTACTCATG CGTACACTGACAGCTTTACTGCTGCGGGACATCCAGGGAAGACCACTCCCCCCAGCCCCTCCCTCAGCCTGTGTAGCAGGGGCTCTATGGCCAGGGAGTACAGCATCCCTGACAGAGGACACCCCTGCTGCAACCCCCTTTGGACCG